A window of Methanobrevibacter sp. genomic DNA:
AAAAATAATCAATTGAATCGGTTGCCTGAGCAATGTAGGAACCCTGTAATTGATTGAATGTTTCTGCACGTTTGGCAGTTGCATTGAATTCATCCTTGGCAATTACCACATTAACATTTTCAACAATATCAATACCGTCGCTGACAGTAAAATCACTTAAGGCCAAAAAATGATTTGGATTATTGATGCAAACTCCGTAATCCTTTTCTGTGACATTTAATTTCATGTGATAATATATATTAATAATTTAATTTAATATTATAGTATAACTATAAAAAAAGGAATTATCATTATGACAATTATTATTGACCCTCAATCCAGTGGAATAGCAGGAAACATGCTGATTGGAGCATTTGTCGATTTAGGAGCAGATGCAGATAAATTAAAAGAAGTGATGGAAAAATCAGCTTATGAATTTGGAAAAGTTGAAGTGACATTTTCCAAGGTCGCAAAACATGGAATTTCATCAACATTATGCCATGTTGAGATGCTGGAGAACAAGCATCCCATAAACTATAATGATTTCATTTCAAAAATCAGGAAACTGGATTTGGATGAAAAAGTAATTAATACTTCAGTCAGTATTTTCGAAAGAATTGCAAAAGCCGAAAGCAAAGTGCACGGCAAAAATTTAAACGAAGTTCATTTCCATGAGGTTGGGGCAAGCGATGCGGTTGCTGATGTGATAGGTTCAGTTTATGCATATTACTCATTAGGTTATGATTTACATGAAATTATCGGCCTTCCAATAGCTGTTGGAGGTGGAAGGGTTAAAACTGCCCATGGAACAATACCTGTTCCTGCACCTGCTGTTGTTGAGATTTTAAATGATGCATATATGATTGGAGGACCTGTTGACTCTGAGTTAGCAACACCTACCGGTTCTGCAATATATATGGAATTATGCGGCGAAATCAAAGAGTTCATCCCACAAATTAAAGCAAAAAAAGTCGGTTACGGTGCCGGACGTAAGGATTTTGACCATCCGAATGTGTTAAGAATAATTGAAGCAACAGATATGAGCGAAAGCGACAGCATAGATGTTATTGAAACCAACCTTGACCATTTAACCGGTGAAGAAATCGGATACCTCTTTGACGTATTGTTGGATGCCGGTGCAAGTGACGTTTCAATTACACCAATTATCATGAAAAAAAATCGTCAGGGAAGTCTTTTAAAGGTAATTTCTAGAAAATCAAATAGAGAAAACATGTTAAATATTATTTTTAAAGAAACCGGCAGTTTGGGCATCAGAATTGCTCCCAACATGCACAGAGGAATTGCAAGACGTGAATTTGAAACTAAAAGCTATGAAATAAACGGCAAAACATATGACGTAACATTCAAAATAGGTTATGTCAATGGCGAAGTGATTTCAAAAAGACCCGAATATGAGGATTTAAAAACTATTGCTCAAGACACCGGTTTAGCTTTAAGAAAAGTTAAGGAGATAATAAAATGAAAAAGGCAATCAGCGTTTTTTCAGGAGGACTTGACTGTACTGTTGCAACTACAGTTTTTGACAAGGATTATGAAATTCATGCCATAACCTTCAATTACGGTCAAAAGGCATTAAATCCAGAAATAAATGCATCAAAAAAAATCTGTGAAAAGATGGGTTGGAGTCATGAAGTGATTAATCTTGAATGGCTTTCAAATATCAGCAACTCCAGTTTGAATACTTCAGCAGATATTCCTGAAGTCACAGAAGATGATTTGGACGATTTGGATAAAAGCGGTGAAAGTGCTGAGAATGTTTGGGTTCCTGCAAGAAACACAGTCTTTACATCAATTGCACTATCCTATGCTGAAAGTATCGGTGCGGAAATCATCATTGTCGGATGGAACAATGAGGAAGGAGCAACATTTCCGGACAATTCAAAAGAGTATCTAGAAAAATTCAATGAACTGATTGATGTTGGTTCACCGGATAAAATAAGAATTGAAGCACCATGCATTAATTTGAGTAAGGAGGAACTGGTCGAGTTAGGCGTTGAAATTGGTGCTCCAATTAAATTAAGTTATTCATGTTATAAAGGAGAAGATGATCCCTGTGGTGTTTGTGAAAGCTGTATGAGACGAAACAGAGCATTTAGGAAAGTGGGAATCTAATCATATTTTTCCAAATCTTTCTTCCAGTCCGAATTCTCCAAATCCATATTTTCCCGTACACAATATGAAACGTTTTCAACTGACCTGAAAACATCACCAAATCCTTCTTTTGTTTTCCTATAATTTGCAACGCGGGATTTTCTTATACCTATGTTTCCAGCTTCTGAGTAGGAGTCAATGTCTGCTCCTATGTATATGAATTCCCAGTTGTGGCTGTTAATAAGATTTGAAATCTGGGCTTTTGTAAATTCCTTGGAAGAATTTTCCATTCCATCAGTCATTATTACAAATAATGCTTTGTTGTCGATTTCCTTGTCAAGAGTATTGATTGTTTTTCCAATTGCATCCAACAGTGCTGTGCATCCCCTTACCCAATATTCTTCGCTAGTTAATAATTCCACTTCATCGATTGATTTTCTTTTGTATAACACTTCATAGTAGTCATCAAAAAGAATTGTGGTTACTGTAGTGTTTAGTCCTTTTGCTTTTTCTCTTTCGATAAATGAGTTGAACCCACCAATTGTGTCTTCTTCTGATCCTCTCATGGATCCACTGCGGTCCATTAAAAATATCAAGTCCAAGTTTTCATTTTGTGGTGTTGTATCCATATTTTTCACTTCCATGATTTTGTTGTTATATTGTGTATAACTTACACACAATATATTAACATCAAATAATATATAAAGTTTTCGGAAATGAAAAAAAATCAATCAACCTTATCCAAAAGACGTAAACCATCTTCAGACAATCTGTAGAGACGTCCTTTCCTAACTTTTGGATTAAGACATTCGACAACTTCTTTTTCCTTTAATTGCCTTAAAACATTTGAAACATGATTCTGTAAAATGCCACTATCCTCAGCAATCTCTTTCGGCATTTTCACACCACGACCAATAGCCTTAAATGCACGATGCCTGTAAGTTGA
This region includes:
- the larC gene encoding nickel pincer cofactor biosynthesis protein LarC, which codes for MTIIIDPQSSGIAGNMLIGAFVDLGADADKLKEVMEKSAYEFGKVEVTFSKVAKHGISSTLCHVEMLENKHPINYNDFISKIRKLDLDEKVINTSVSIFERIAKAESKVHGKNLNEVHFHEVGASDAVADVIGSVYAYYSLGYDLHEIIGLPIAVGGGRVKTAHGTIPVPAPAVVEILNDAYMIGGPVDSELATPTGSAIYMELCGEIKEFIPQIKAKKVGYGAGRKDFDHPNVLRIIEATDMSESDSIDVIETNLDHLTGEEIGYLFDVLLDAGASDVSITPIIMKKNRQGSLLKVISRKSNRENMLNIIFKETGSLGIRIAPNMHRGIARREFETKSYEINGKTYDVTFKIGYVNGEVISKRPEYEDLKTIAQDTGLALRKVKEIIK
- the queC gene encoding 7-cyano-7-deazaguanine synthase QueC, with amino-acid sequence MKKAISVFSGGLDCTVATTVFDKDYEIHAITFNYGQKALNPEINASKKICEKMGWSHEVINLEWLSNISNSSLNTSADIPEVTEDDLDDLDKSGESAENVWVPARNTVFTSIALSYAESIGAEIIIVGWNNEEGATFPDNSKEYLEKFNELIDVGSPDKIRIEAPCINLSKEELVELGVEIGAPIKLSYSCYKGEDDPCGVCESCMRRNRAFRKVGI
- a CDS encoding vWA domain-containing protein, translated to MDTTPQNENLDLIFLMDRSGSMRGSEEDTIGGFNSFIEREKAKGLNTTVTTILFDDYYEVLYKRKSIDEVELLTSEEYWVRGCTALLDAIGKTINTLDKEIDNKALFVIMTDGMENSSKEFTKAQISNLINSHNWEFIYIGADIDSYSEAGNIGIRKSRVANYRKTKEGFGDVFRSVENVSYCVRENMDLENSDWKKDLEKYD
- a CDS encoding transcriptional regulator produces the protein MDKETEAKLIRYIQKSTYRHRAFKAIGRGVKMPKEIAEDSGILQNHVSNVLRQLKEKEVVECLNPKVRKGRLYRLSEDGLRLLDKVD